The Mauremys reevesii isolate NIE-2019 linkage group 1, ASM1616193v1, whole genome shotgun sequence genome has a segment encoding these proteins:
- the TAPBPL gene encoding tapasin-related protein isoform X1 codes for MNLGLILICGVLALKAAELPLELAPRSQLRSVDVVLDCHYIEEAVGGFPGAFAGSFSSDPATLVLRGISIADDGSLDSVTNYEAPGTSTDSTFPIVFEVSASLVPVPYAESLLHADCAGEEVTCEISPYSLHLADEGPSQASWFMGTLKLSSGISIALVLKVSSDSEEDDRMAVLHPRLKVPVSKEGTVLTTVEFQLSSHTPTLRTRFGTSVTLDCSFALASSSPLASLEWRLQHRGSGHRVFHYQAGDMAQAEQSTAHVDVVQMLETGDASLSLHGVGVGDEGTYICLVSTPQHQAQNIIQLQLVEPPRVRLFPELVSREGDGATTLTCEISGYYPLDVSVKWTREAPDDKDKVPISDSSTYFSSHRQAQDGTYSINSYLSINTATELGPVTYSCHVSHLALEEAITASAQLRAPEQKTSKGLVGALIATFIFFAALVGLLLRTRKTVDPKSEKSLETSG; via the exons TCTTGGACTGTCATTATATAGAGGAAGCTGTGGGTGGATTTCCGGGTGCCTTTGCTGGATCATTCTCCTCAGACCCCGCCACCCTAGTGCTGAGAGGTATCAGCATTGCTGATGATGGAAGCTTGGACAGTGTCACCAATTATGAGGCGCCAGGCACAAGTACTGACTCCACTTTTCCCATCGTCTTTGAAGTCTCAG CAAGTTTGGTACCCGTCCCATATGCAGAATCCCTGCTgcatgcagactgtgctggggaGGAAGTGACCTGTGAGATCTCTCCATACAGCCTACACTTGGCAGATgaggggcccagccaggcctcCTGGTTCATGGGGACCCTGAAGTTATCCAGTGGGATCAGCATAGCCCTGGTGCTGAAGGTCAGCAGTGACAGTGAGGAAGATGACAGAATGGCTGTGCTGCACCCAAGGCTGAAGGTCCCTGTAAGCAAGGAGGGCACAGTGCTGACCACAG TTGAATTCCAGTTGTCATCTCACACCCCTACTTTGCGTACCCGATTTGGCACCTCCGTCACCCTGGACTGCAGCTTTGCCTTGGCTTCCAGCTCTCCTCTGGCCTCGCTGGAGTGGAGGTTGCAGCACCGAGGCAGCGGGCATAGAGTTTTCCACTACCAGGCAGGGGACATGGCACAAGCAGAACAGTCAACGGCCCACGTGGATGTGGTACAGATGCTGGAGACTGGAGATGCATCACTTAGCCTGCATGGAGTGGGTGTGGGGGATGAAGGGACATACATCTGTTTAGTGTCCACCCCACAGCACCAGGCCCAGAACATCATCCAGCTGCAGTTGGTCG AGCCCCCAAGAGTCCGTTTGTTCCCAGAGTTGGTGTCACGTGAGGGGGATGGAGCCACTACCCTGACCTGTGAGATCTCTGGCTATTATCCCCTGGATGTGTCGGTGAAGTGGACACGGGAGGCCCCTGACGACAAGGACAAGGTCCCTATCTCAGACTCAAGCACATACTTCTCCAGCCATAGGCAAGCCCAGGATGGCACCTACAGCATCAATTCATACCTGAGTATCAACACAGCCACAGAGCTGGGACCTGTCACCTACAGCTGCCATGTCTCGCATCTGGCCCTTGAAGAGGCAATCACAGCTAGTGCCCAGCTCAGAGCACCAG AGCAAAAAACATCTAAAGGGCTTGTGGGAGCCTTGATTGCTACGTTCATCTTCTTTGCTGCTCTCGTTGGCCTCTTGCTCAGGACAAGAAAAACAG tTGATCCAAAGTCTGAGAAATCTCTGGAGACTTCAGGGTAA
- the TAPBPL gene encoding tapasin-related protein isoform X2, whose protein sequence is MNLGLILICGVLALKAELPLELAPRSQLRSVDVVLDCHYIEEAVGGFPGAFAGSFSSDPATLVLRGISIADDGSLDSVTNYEAPGTSTDSTFPIVFEVSASLVPVPYAESLLHADCAGEEVTCEISPYSLHLADEGPSQASWFMGTLKLSSGISIALVLKVSSDSEEDDRMAVLHPRLKVPVSKEGTVLTTVEFQLSSHTPTLRTRFGTSVTLDCSFALASSSPLASLEWRLQHRGSGHRVFHYQAGDMAQAEQSTAHVDVVQMLETGDASLSLHGVGVGDEGTYICLVSTPQHQAQNIIQLQLVEPPRVRLFPELVSREGDGATTLTCEISGYYPLDVSVKWTREAPDDKDKVPISDSSTYFSSHRQAQDGTYSINSYLSINTATELGPVTYSCHVSHLALEEAITASAQLRAPEQKTSKGLVGALIATFIFFAALVGLLLRTRKTVDPKSEKSLETSG, encoded by the exons TCTTGGACTGTCATTATATAGAGGAAGCTGTGGGTGGATTTCCGGGTGCCTTTGCTGGATCATTCTCCTCAGACCCCGCCACCCTAGTGCTGAGAGGTATCAGCATTGCTGATGATGGAAGCTTGGACAGTGTCACCAATTATGAGGCGCCAGGCACAAGTACTGACTCCACTTTTCCCATCGTCTTTGAAGTCTCAG CAAGTTTGGTACCCGTCCCATATGCAGAATCCCTGCTgcatgcagactgtgctggggaGGAAGTGACCTGTGAGATCTCTCCATACAGCCTACACTTGGCAGATgaggggcccagccaggcctcCTGGTTCATGGGGACCCTGAAGTTATCCAGTGGGATCAGCATAGCCCTGGTGCTGAAGGTCAGCAGTGACAGTGAGGAAGATGACAGAATGGCTGTGCTGCACCCAAGGCTGAAGGTCCCTGTAAGCAAGGAGGGCACAGTGCTGACCACAG TTGAATTCCAGTTGTCATCTCACACCCCTACTTTGCGTACCCGATTTGGCACCTCCGTCACCCTGGACTGCAGCTTTGCCTTGGCTTCCAGCTCTCCTCTGGCCTCGCTGGAGTGGAGGTTGCAGCACCGAGGCAGCGGGCATAGAGTTTTCCACTACCAGGCAGGGGACATGGCACAAGCAGAACAGTCAACGGCCCACGTGGATGTGGTACAGATGCTGGAGACTGGAGATGCATCACTTAGCCTGCATGGAGTGGGTGTGGGGGATGAAGGGACATACATCTGTTTAGTGTCCACCCCACAGCACCAGGCCCAGAACATCATCCAGCTGCAGTTGGTCG AGCCCCCAAGAGTCCGTTTGTTCCCAGAGTTGGTGTCACGTGAGGGGGATGGAGCCACTACCCTGACCTGTGAGATCTCTGGCTATTATCCCCTGGATGTGTCGGTGAAGTGGACACGGGAGGCCCCTGACGACAAGGACAAGGTCCCTATCTCAGACTCAAGCACATACTTCTCCAGCCATAGGCAAGCCCAGGATGGCACCTACAGCATCAATTCATACCTGAGTATCAACACAGCCACAGAGCTGGGACCTGTCACCTACAGCTGCCATGTCTCGCATCTGGCCCTTGAAGAGGCAATCACAGCTAGTGCCCAGCTCAGAGCACCAG AGCAAAAAACATCTAAAGGGCTTGTGGGAGCCTTGATTGCTACGTTCATCTTCTTTGCTGCTCTCGTTGGCCTCTTGCTCAGGACAAGAAAAACAG tTGATCCAAAGTCTGAGAAATCTCTGGAGACTTCAGGGTAA